Proteins encoded in a region of the Acidobacteriota bacterium genome:
- a CDS encoding GAF domain-containing protein, translated as MAESIAFSKSADRTTIYAELAPQIEALIAGETDTIANLANVAAVLKQAFGFFWVGFYIAKESELVLGPFQGPLACTRIAFDSGVCGHAYSTRETVIVPDVEAFPGHIACSSAARSEIVVPIFSEDRVAAVLDVDSDRLADLSEDDSAGLNAIVRIIERHCRFA; from the coding sequence ATGGCTGAAAGTATCGCATTTTCAAAGTCCGCCGACCGGACGACGATTTACGCCGAACTCGCTCCGCAGATCGAGGCTCTCATCGCCGGCGAAACGGACACGATCGCAAATCTCGCAAATGTTGCCGCGGTCCTGAAACAAGCATTCGGCTTTTTCTGGGTCGGTTTCTATATCGCCAAAGAAAGCGAGCTTGTCCTCGGGCCGTTTCAAGGGCCGCTCGCCTGTACGCGTATCGCTTTTGATAGCGGGGTTTGCGGGCACGCCTACTCCACCCGCGAGACGGTCATCGTCCCAGACGTCGAGGCTTTTCCCGGCCACATAGCATGTAGCTCGGCCGCCCGCTCTGAGATAGTTGTACCGATCTTTTCCGAAGATCGTGTCGCAGCCGTGCTCGATGTTGACAGCGACCGGCTGGCGGATTTGTCTGAGGACGACTCGGCCGGCCTCAATGCCATTGTCCGGATCATCGAACGTCATTGCCGTTTCGCGTAA
- a CDS encoding DUF1015 domain-containing protein, giving the protein MTLIKPFRALRPAPDAARSVSSVPYDVITEDEVREFIQENPLSFLRITRADADCSEADNHLQKAEENLKELIESGVLSEEPEPAIYIYRLIAEGHSQTGVVACCSLDEYRQGLIKKHEHTRPEKVAERTRHMVCLRAQTGLIFLAYRGTDTINGLVAEAVSGEPIYDFTCTNGIRQTVWKTVRPSDFEDAFGDVPALYVADGHHRLESARLAADELAAANPEHDGTEDYNFVIAGMFPAEQLKILAYNRVVRDDSGRTDEEILALLSESFIISPAERAVPEEHGEIIMYMSGKWYDLRHNVNYFREPDPIERLDVTILQQYVLAPVFGIQDPRTDERIGFVGGIHGTDELVRRVDSGEARAAFSLFATTMDDLFAVSDMGETMPPKSTWFEPKLKDGLFIHRI; this is encoded by the coding sequence GTGACACTGATAAAACCTTTCCGCGCTCTTCGTCCGGCCCCCGACGCCGCCCGCAGCGTTTCAAGCGTTCCTTACGATGTGATAACCGAGGACGAGGTTCGGGAATTCATCCAGGAAAACCCTCTCAGCTTTCTACGCATTACGCGGGCAGATGCCGACTGCTCTGAGGCCGACAACCACCTCCAAAAGGCCGAAGAAAACCTCAAAGAACTGATCGAAAGTGGCGTGCTTTCTGAGGAGCCTGAGCCTGCTATTTATATCTATCGACTCATCGCTGAAGGGCACTCGCAGACCGGCGTTGTTGCCTGCTGCTCGCTTGATGAATACCGGCAAGGCCTTATAAAAAAACACGAGCACACGCGGCCGGAAAAGGTCGCCGAGCGAACGCGGCACATGGTCTGCCTGCGGGCCCAGACCGGGCTGATCTTCCTCGCTTACAGGGGAACAGACACGATAAATGGCTTGGTCGCGGAGGCGGTTTCGGGCGAGCCGATCTACGATTTTACGTGCACAAACGGCATCCGCCAGACTGTCTGGAAGACCGTCCGGCCGAGCGACTTTGAGGATGCGTTTGGTGACGTTCCCGCACTATATGTCGCCGACGGGCATCACCGTTTGGAGAGTGCACGGCTGGCAGCGGATGAACTCGCCGCCGCAAACCCGGAACACGATGGGACCGAAGATTATAATTTTGTGATTGCCGGGATGTTTCCGGCCGAGCAGCTAAAGATACTCGCCTACAACCGCGTCGTCCGAGATGATTCCGGCCGTACGGATGAGGAGATACTCGCTTTGCTTTCGGAGAGCTTCATCATTTCGCCCGCCGAACGAGCGGTTCCCGAAGAGCACGGCGAGATCATAATGTACATGAGCGGCAAGTGGTACGACCTTCGCCACAACGTCAATTACTTTCGCGAGCCGGACCCGATCGAGCGGCTCGATGTGACGATACTCCAGCAATACGTCCTCGCACCGGTCTTTGGGATTCAAGATCCGCGGACCGACGAGCGGATCGGGTTCGTCGGCGGCATCCACGGCACGGACGAACTAGTACGCCGGGTCGATTCCGGCGAAGCCCGGGCGGCTTTCTCGCTTTTCGCGACGACGATGGACGACCTCTTTGCCGTCTCGGACATGGGCGAGACGATGCCGCCAAAATCGACCTGGTTCGAGCCAAAGCTCAAAGACGGCCTCTTCATTCACCGCATCTGA
- a CDS encoding 4a-hydroxytetrahydrobiopterin dehydratase — protein MTRERLAEDQIAERLSGLKGWDVIDGTLRKRFEFANFAESLSFVNRAGELAEAADHHPDIKLGWGYAEFEITTHDRGGLTELDFALASNIDQIS, from the coding sequence ATGACACGGGAACGATTGGCCGAAGATCAGATCGCGGAGCGCCTTAGCGGGCTCAAAGGCTGGGATGTGATAGATGGAACGCTGCGAAAGCGATTCGAGTTCGCGAACTTTGCCGAGAGCCTAAGCTTCGTGAACCGAGCCGGCGAGCTTGCCGAGGCCGCTGATCATCATCCTGACATAAAGCTCGGCTGGGGTTACGCTGAATTTGAGATCACGACCCACGACCGCGGCGGCCTGACCGAGCTCGACTTTGCCCTCGCGAGTAATATCGATCAGATCAGCTAG
- a CDS encoding protein kinase produces MGVVYEAEDINLGRRVALKFLSPSMAKDDNLLQRFQREARAASSLNHPNICTIHGIEQDENQHFIIMELLDGESLADRIRKGPIDIDLVLQLSVQIVDALESAHSKGIVHRDLKPANIFVTSRGEAKILDFGLAKIDRQKSDAASNVPTAIADELTSAGSTMGTVAYMSPEQARGEVTDTRTDLFSVGTVIYQTATGVLPFQGDTSAMVFDSILNRDPIPVAQVNPSLPAELDRILGQSLEKDRELRYQSATDLKTALKRLKRDLDSGRHSSETNAIHSTRAPQMVHDHSIAVLYFENLSGMNEDEYLRDGITEDITTELSKIKGLRTFSRAMVLKYRDKSVTAGQVGKELGASYVLTGSLRRAGARLRINAQLVDAATDFPLWSERYDREMEDVFEVQDEIASKIAAALRITLTPQEQQALAAKPTENLQAYDLYLRGRNYARRVGRQDLQIAVQMYENAVALDPGFALAHAGLANVCAQYYYHFERQQQWLDRAIAATRKSSTNGNDAPEVKLAEAWVDYAEKRNEEAVNKIRQALERDPDLDGGYYLLGRSLFDAGRYHEIVAVMEDALAHAGENYNTTIPIHNALGALGKTDALNNYLHREVAIYETHLKKVPEDARVRILLAGDYAKQGRLEDAKREADMAVALRPDDAMVLYNVACSFCAMNKPQDAMNALKKAWDAGYRDPAWTRQDPDLAILHGEPEFERLYPPADALAA; encoded by the coding sequence ATGGGCGTTGTATATGAAGCTGAGGATATCAACCTCGGCCGCCGGGTCGCGCTTAAATTTCTTTCGCCTTCGATGGCTAAGGACGACAATCTCCTTCAGCGTTTTCAGCGCGAAGCTCGTGCTGCTTCTTCGCTTAACCACCCGAATATCTGCACTATTCACGGGATCGAGCAGGATGAAAACCAGCATTTCATCATCATGGAGCTTCTTGATGGCGAATCGCTAGCGGACCGAATTCGCAAAGGGCCGATAGACATCGACTTGGTCCTACAGCTTAGTGTCCAGATCGTCGATGCTCTTGAATCCGCGCATTCGAAAGGTATCGTTCACCGGGACCTGAAACCGGCTAACATTTTCGTCACCTCCCGAGGCGAAGCAAAGATACTCGACTTCGGACTTGCAAAGATAGATCGACAGAAATCAGATGCGGCTTCCAATGTCCCGACTGCCATTGCGGATGAATTGACGTCTGCAGGTTCGACAATGGGAACCGTCGCATATATGTCACCGGAGCAGGCTCGCGGTGAGGTCACGGATACGCGGACCGATCTTTTTTCGGTCGGTACGGTAATATATCAAACCGCGACGGGCGTTCTACCCTTTCAGGGCGACACCTCGGCCATGGTCTTTGATTCGATCCTAAACCGCGACCCTATACCAGTAGCACAGGTCAATCCGTCGCTTCCGGCCGAACTGGACCGAATACTGGGGCAGTCACTGGAAAAGGATCGCGAACTGCGATATCAGAGTGCAACCGATCTGAAGACGGCCCTCAAACGGCTGAAACGCGATCTCGACTCGGGCCGGCATTCCTCCGAAACAAATGCAATTCACAGCACACGCGCGCCGCAAATGGTCCATGATCACTCGATCGCCGTGCTTTATTTCGAAAATCTGAGCGGTATGAACGAAGATGAATATCTTCGAGATGGCATTACGGAAGACATTACGACCGAACTTTCGAAAATAAAAGGCCTCCGGACGTTTTCGCGAGCGATGGTGCTCAAATATCGCGATAAATCTGTCACGGCAGGGCAGGTCGGAAAGGAATTGGGAGCTTCCTACGTACTGACCGGGAGTTTGCGGCGGGCCGGGGCTCGACTTCGCATCAATGCTCAACTCGTTGACGCAGCAACGGACTTTCCGCTTTGGTCCGAACGGTATGACCGCGAAATGGAGGACGTTTTCGAAGTGCAGGACGAGATCGCGTCCAAGATCGCGGCTGCGTTAAGGATCACGCTTACACCACAAGAGCAACAGGCCCTTGCCGCAAAACCAACCGAGAATTTGCAAGCTTATGATCTTTACCTCAGGGGCAGGAATTACGCTCGACGCGTCGGACGTCAAGACCTTCAGATCGCCGTGCAGATGTATGAGAATGCGGTCGCCCTTGACCCCGGTTTCGCCCTCGCCCATGCCGGTCTCGCGAACGTATGTGCCCAATATTACTATCATTTTGAGAGACAACAGCAATGGCTTGACCGCGCGATAGCGGCGACCCGAAAGTCCAGCACCAATGGCAATGATGCACCGGAAGTCAAACTTGCCGAAGCATGGGTCGATTACGCCGAAAAGCGAAATGAGGAGGCGGTAAACAAGATCCGTCAGGCCCTTGAGCGCGATCCGGACCTGGACGGCGGCTACTATTTGTTGGGAAGATCGCTCTTTGACGCCGGGAGATACCACGAGATAGTGGCGGTGATGGAAGATGCACTGGCTCATGCCGGAGAGAACTACAACACCACGATACCGATCCACAACGCGCTCGGAGCCCTAGGAAAGACCGACGCCCTCAATAACTATTTGCATCGTGAGGTCGCCATTTACGAGACACATTTGAAAAAGGTGCCCGAAGATGCTCGGGTCCGAATATTGCTCGCAGGCGATTATGCCAAACAGGGGCGTCTAGAAGATGCAAAACGCGAGGCGGACATGGCCGTCGCCCTTCGTCCCGACGACGCGATGGTGCTATACAACGTCGCTTGTAGCTTTTGTGCGATGAACAAACCGCAGGACGCTATGAACGCTCTCAAAAAGGCTTGGGATGCGGGCTACCGCGATCCCGCATGGACCCGGCAAGACCCCGATCTTGCGATACTGCACGGCGAGCCCGAATTTGAACGACTATATCCACCTGCGGATGCATTAGCGGCTTGA
- a CDS encoding 5-(carboxyamino)imidazole ribonucleotide synthase, with translation MPATILPNSTIGVFGSGQLGRMFAIEARKMGYRVHTFSPDADTPAGHISDVETAASYGDLDAVREFARAVDVVTFEFENVPAATVEAAAEFVAVHPKGEVLHTTQNRLREKTWLSSNGFPVAPFRHITTLDDLHRGVLDFGTPAVLKTAGFGYDGKGQRKLVSVGEVDAAFAGLNGSEAILESFIEFEKEVSVVCARGQDGGFAHYGVIENEHRNHILDVSFAPAAVSEAAYSEAVEITQSIAETFGYVGTMCVEFFLTSNGKMLVNEIAPRPHNSGHLTFGPCVSSQFEQQVRAVCGLPLGSTEFLRPAAMANLLGDIWSAGEPDWAAALAVPGVSLHLYGKADPRPGRKMGHLTAVADSVNSALTRAVQARAALVRS, from the coding sequence ATGCCAGCTACGATACTTCCAAACTCTACCATCGGCGTTTTTGGCAGCGGCCAACTTGGCCGGATGTTTGCCATTGAGGCCCGAAAGATGGGCTATCGCGTGCACACATTCTCGCCGGATGCCGATACGCCCGCCGGGCACATTTCCGATGTTGAAACGGCCGCGTCGTACGGCGATCTCGATGCGGTCCGCGAATTCGCCCGGGCGGTGGATGTTGTTACTTTTGAGTTCGAGAATGTCCCGGCCGCGACCGTTGAGGCGGCTGCTGAATTTGTCGCTGTGCATCCAAAGGGCGAGGTGCTTCACACCACACAGAATCGGCTCCGCGAGAAGACGTGGCTTTCATCGAATGGCTTTCCTGTCGCTCCTTTTCGCCACATAACGACGCTTGATGATCTTCACCGCGGCGTACTCGATTTTGGCACGCCGGCCGTGCTCAAGACCGCCGGTTTTGGTTACGACGGCAAGGGACAGCGGAAGCTCGTCTCGGTTGGCGAGGTCGATGCGGCCTTTGCCGGGTTGAATGGCAGCGAGGCGATCCTTGAAAGTTTCATCGAATTTGAGAAAGAGGTATCGGTCGTTTGTGCCCGCGGGCAGGACGGCGGCTTTGCCCATTATGGCGTGATAGAAAACGAGCACCGCAACCATATTCTCGATGTCTCGTTCGCTCCGGCCGCTGTCTCAGAAGCGGCCTATTCTGAGGCGGTCGAGATCACGCAAAGCATCGCGGAGACCTTCGGCTACGTTGGTACGATGTGCGTCGAATTCTTCTTGACAAGCAATGGTAAAATGCTAGTTAACGAGATCGCTCCGCGGCCCCACAACTCGGGGCACCTGACGTTTGGCCCATGTGTCTCGTCGCAATTTGAACAGCAGGTGCGGGCGGTCTGCGGGCTTCCGCTTGGCTCGACCGAGTTTCTCCGGCCCGCGGCAATGGCAAATCTGCTCGGCGATATCTGGTCCGCGGGCGAACCCGATTGGGCGGCCGCACTGGCCGTTCCGGGCGTCTCGCTTCACCTTTACGGCAAAGCAGACCCTCGCCCGGGAAGAAAAATGGGCCACCTGACCGCGGTCGCGGATTCGGTAAATAGTGCACTGACGCGAGCCGTTCAAGCACGGGCCGCACTCGTTCGAAGTTAA
- a CDS encoding NADP-dependent isocitrate dehydrogenase: MSNVPITVAHGDGIGPEIMDATLHIIKEAGARIDIETIDIGEKVYLSGNSAGIAPESWDSLRRTKVFLKAPITTPQGGGFKSLNVTVRKTLGLYANIRPCVSYHPFIKTKHPVMDVVIVRENEEDTYAGIEYKQTDMVELCLKLISRPGCEKIVRYAFEYARMNNRKKVTAFMKDNIMKRTDGLFHEVFDEVAAEYPSIEADHWIVDIGAAKMADTPENFDVIVMQNLYGDILSDVAAQIAGSVGLAGSANIGENISMFEAIHGSAPRRAGQNLANPSGLFLGSVMMLVHIGQPDIAELVHNAWLRTVEDGVHTYDVFKEGVSKEKVGTKEFAQAVVDRLGQKPETLKAVEYVKPEVIAEADRKPIYTIREPQKKDLVGVDVFVHWWDGSFYGTADKLGAMVEKVNGDGLKLVMISNRGTKVYPNGMPDTFCVDHWRCRFMADEQGGIVTHKQVIDLLSRFDAEGIDFIKTEHLYNFDGEAGYSLGQGQ; this comes from the coding sequence ATGTCAAATGTGCCTATAACAGTCGCCCATGGAGACGGGATCGGCCCCGAGATCATGGATGCGACCCTTCATATCATCAAAGAAGCCGGTGCCCGCATCGATATCGAAACTATCGATATCGGCGAGAAGGTCTATCTCTCGGGAAATTCTGCCGGCATCGCGCCTGAGTCATGGGATTCGCTTCGGAGAACAAAGGTTTTCCTAAAAGCGCCGATCACGACACCGCAGGGCGGCGGATTCAAGTCGCTGAACGTGACGGTCCGCAAGACGCTCGGCCTTTATGCGAATATCCGCCCGTGCGTTTCTTATCATCCGTTCATTAAGACAAAGCACCCGGTGATGGACGTTGTCATCGTCCGCGAAAATGAAGAGGACACCTACGCCGGCATCGAGTACAAACAGACGGACATGGTCGAGCTGTGCCTCAAGCTTATCTCGCGTCCCGGTTGTGAAAAGATCGTCCGTTACGCGTTTGAATACGCCCGTATGAACAACCGTAAAAAGGTCACGGCGTTCATGAAGGACAACATCATGAAACGCACCGACGGGCTGTTTCACGAGGTTTTTGACGAGGTCGCTGCGGAATATCCGTCGATCGAAGCCGATCACTGGATCGTCGATATCGGCGCCGCCAAGATGGCCGACACGCCCGAGAATTTTGACGTCATCGTGATGCAAAATCTTTACGGCGACATTTTGTCAGACGTCGCTGCTCAGATCGCGGGCTCGGTCGGGCTTGCGGGTTCGGCAAATATCGGCGAGAACATCTCGATGTTTGAGGCGATCCACGGTTCGGCTCCCCGACGTGCGGGACAGAATCTGGCTAATCCTTCAGGATTGTTCCTGGGTTCGGTGATGATGTTGGTCCATATCGGCCAGCCTGATATTGCCGAGCTCGTACACAACGCGTGGCTCCGTACGGTCGAAGACGGCGTGCATACTTACGACGTGTTTAAGGAAGGCGTCTCGAAAGAAAAGGTCGGCACGAAAGAATTTGCACAGGCCGTAGTCGATCGCCTCGGTCAAAAACCGGAGACGCTCAAAGCCGTCGAGTATGTGAAACCCGAGGTCATCGCCGAGGCCGACCGTAAACCGATCTACACCATCCGCGAACCGCAAAAGAAAGACCTCGTCGGCGTCGATGTTTTCGTTCACTGGTGGGACGGCAGCTTTTACGGCACCGCCGACAAGCTCGGTGCGATGGTCGAGAAAGTGAACGGCGACGGACTCAAATTAGTAATGATCTCGAACCGCGGCACCAAGGTCTATCCGAACGGCATGCCCGACACATTCTGCGTTGACCACTGGCGTTGCCGTTTCATGGCCGACGAACAGGGCGGCATCGTAACGCACAAGCAGGTCATCGATCTGCTGTCGCGATTCGATGCAGAAGGGATCGATTTCATCAAAACCGAGCATCTCTACAACTTCGACGGCGAAGCGGGATATTCGCTCGGACAAGGGCAGTAG
- a CDS encoding FecR domain-containing protein has protein sequence MDKKYSKIYIDWWRIQSSSVRGIVIFAVFAFGLLGVSWWAMKSDWLVQTEISESPRDSAIIFSFEGDVRVIRAATRETIVVTRQTYAAPGDTIQTQADGRAVVRMIDGSTYTVRPNSTVVIRDSSSLFGGRNVRVSLDDGQLNVRTEEQPADAQNVVEMMDSETRLKSQTDASFNADRASGGGEIRISRGSVDTTVSGNQTTIAENQFARVEKGKISDREKLILPPRLTSPANGAQIVDPGGGASATFVWQDDSGSGAYYIQLARSPYFAPDSIMVDRSGLGVRDFRLAGVAPGTYYWRVRSTARSGQMSEWSEPSRFSVVRGQSSASIDVQEWNVERVGGSVYIISGKALPGLLVRSQGREVYAGSDGTFRLQISSGSSEVNVEFNDDRGNRAGFVISLRNSRVLRRY, from the coding sequence ATGGATAAGAAGTACAGCAAGATATATATCGATTGGTGGCGGATACAGAGTAGTTCTGTCCGAGGAATCGTTATCTTTGCTGTCTTTGCGTTTGGCCTTCTAGGCGTTTCCTGGTGGGCGATGAAGAGTGATTGGCTGGTTCAGACCGAGATCTCAGAAAGCCCCCGGGATTCGGCGATAATTTTCTCGTTTGAAGGTGACGTAAGGGTGATACGGGCGGCGACGCGTGAGACGATCGTCGTGACCCGGCAAACCTATGCCGCTCCCGGCGACACCATTCAAACACAGGCCGATGGCCGAGCAGTCGTGCGGATGATCGACGGATCAACGTACACGGTCCGCCCCAATAGTACGGTCGTGATTCGCGATAGCAGTTCGCTATTCGGTGGAAGGAATGTCCGAGTGTCTCTCGATGATGGCCAACTTAATGTCCGAACCGAGGAACAGCCGGCCGATGCCCAGAACGTGGTCGAGATGATGGATTCTGAGACCCGCTTGAAATCTCAGACCGACGCAAGCTTCAATGCGGACCGTGCATCGGGCGGAGGTGAGATCAGGATCAGCCGCGGTAGTGTAGATACGACCGTTAGCGGAAATCAGACCACGATCGCCGAAAATCAGTTTGCCCGTGTCGAAAAGGGCAAGATATCCGACCGTGAAAAGTTGATACTGCCGCCGCGGCTGACCAGCCCTGCTAACGGCGCCCAAATCGTCGATCCCGGCGGCGGAGCCTCCGCCACGTTCGTCTGGCAGGATGATTCGGGCTCGGGTGCATATTACATTCAGCTCGCCCGCTCGCCTTACTTTGCTCCTGATTCGATAATGGTCGATAGGTCGGGACTTGGTGTTCGCGATTTCCGTTTGGCCGGCGTCGCTCCGGGAACATACTATTGGCGTGTAAGGTCCACTGCCCGTTCCGGCCAGATGAGCGAATGGTCGGAGCCGAGCCGATTCAGCGTTGTCCGCGGCCAATCAAGTGCCTCCATCGATGTTCAGGAATGGAACGTCGAGCGCGTTGGCGGAAGCGTTTACATAATCTCTGGCAAAGCGTTACCCGGGTTGCTCGTCCGTTCACAGGGCCGTGAGGTTTACGCCGGCAGTGACGGCACATTCCGCCTACAGATCTCATCCGGTTCGAGCGAGGTCAATGTCGAGTTCAACGACGACCGCGGCAACCGCGCCGGGTTCGTGATTTCGCTCAGAAATTCACGCGTGCTCCGGAGGTACTAG
- a CDS encoding PepSY domain-containing protein, whose amino-acid sequence MKKVAILFLLVMAASTVLVAADRASIIEAHLETPEQDNRGRRGRGRGRDDSNSNSNRSGGSVASAEARNAALKAVPGDIIKEEFERENGRAIYEFYIRKTNGSVYEVYVDAETLKVVKIELR is encoded by the coding sequence ATGAAAAAGGTAGCAATATTGTTTCTTTTGGTGATGGCTGCTTCGACGGTTCTTGTCGCTGCGGACCGTGCGTCGATCATAGAAGCCCATCTTGAAACGCCGGAGCAGGACAACCGCGGCCGACGCGGCCGAGGGCGCGGACGGGATGATTCGAACTCAAATTCGAACCGTTCGGGCGGTAGCGTTGCCTCGGCCGAAGCCCGCAACGCCGCACTCAAAGCCGTGCCCGGCGATATCATCAAAGAAGAATTTGAGCGAGAGAATGGCCGTGCGATCTACGAGTTCTACATTCGCAAGACCAACGGCAGCGTTTACGAAGTCTACGTTGACGCTGAGACCTTAAAGGTGGTCAAGATAGAGCTACGCTGA
- a CDS encoding TerC family protein — MEAIDYQTWHWLLFFGIVLTALFVDIGIVNRTSHVPSRKETFAWAAVWVSLALGFNVFLWSQFGIRHAQTFFTGYLIELSLSIDNLFVFLLIFSYFRVPKEYQHRVLFWGIMGALVMRMIMIFVGAELVERFHWIIYVFGAFLIYTGLKMFKGDDEDFDPTESGIVRFATRYIRITKEYHADKFFILKDGARVGTLLLLVLIVVEFTDLIFAVDSIPAIFGITTDRYIVYTSNIFAILGLRTFYFLLADVADRFHFLKIGLAFILTFIGVKMMLPLMASITLALTNNTTIIGAFAQRMVDGEFKDEMINISLGVVVSAIVVSIAASLIFPSKPEGKETETDSDD, encoded by the coding sequence ATGGAAGCAATCGATTATCAAACGTGGCATTGGCTACTTTTCTTCGGCATTGTTCTAACGGCTCTCTTTGTCGATATCGGGATAGTTAACCGAACGTCTCACGTCCCGAGCCGGAAGGAAACGTTTGCCTGGGCGGCCGTCTGGGTGTCGCTCGCCCTTGGGTTCAATGTCTTCCTGTGGTCGCAGTTTGGTATTCGCCACGCCCAAACGTTTTTCACCGGTTATCTCATCGAGCTTTCGCTCTCGATCGATAATCTCTTTGTTTTCCTGCTCATCTTCAGCTATTTTCGCGTCCCGAAGGAATACCAACATCGCGTGCTCTTTTGGGGCATCATGGGTGCGCTTGTAATGCGCATGATAATGATCTTCGTTGGGGCCGAACTCGTCGAGCGGTTCCACTGGATCATTTACGTCTTCGGAGCTTTTCTTATCTACACGGGCCTGAAAATGTTCAAGGGCGACGACGAGGACTTTGATCCGACCGAAAGCGGCATCGTCCGCTTTGCAACGCGATATATTCGCATTACCAAGGAATATCACGCCGACAAGTTCTTTATCTTAAAGGACGGAGCACGTGTCGGAACGCTCTTGCTCCTGGTCCTGATAGTGGTCGAGTTCACTGACCTGATCTTTGCGGTCGATTCTATTCCTGCAATATTCGGTATCACGACCGACCGTTACATCGTTTATACTTCAAACATATTTGCGATCCTGGGGCTTCGGACATTCTATTTTCTGCTCGCCGATGTCGCCGACAGGTTCCATTTTCTCAAGATCGGCCTTGCCTTTATCCTTACATTTATAGGTGTCAAGATGATGCTGCCGCTTATGGCCTCGATCACACTGGCTTTGACCAACAACACGACGATAATTGGAGCGTTCGCACAGCGAATGGTCGACGGGGAGTTTAAGGACGAGATGATAAATATATCGCTCGGCGTCGTGGTTTCCGCGATCGTCGTCTCGATCGCTGCGTCGCTTATATTCCCGTCCAAACCAGAAGGAAAGGAAACGGAAACAGACTCTGACGATTGA
- a CDS encoding TlpA family protein disulfide reductase: MTVMLVAMIVQVAGPDLCAQRIGVTGPRTVFLDHNGGEISNDEFVDIRMANFHYPDRTLMRTLEDGTVEFRLQKIPQEGMQVPDVTFQTVDGGRIAMSELRGKVVVLNFWFIGCPVCLAHKPKLNELRSKFAANDNVVFLAATADTAGDVRKFLSKEKFNYLQAVEAEAALKQFVFSGYPKNIVISKTGEVVYWRSTIAAWGKFESVINLELSK; this comes from the coding sequence ATGACAGTGATGCTCGTAGCGATGATCGTTCAAGTCGCGGGCCCTGATCTTTGTGCACAGCGAATCGGTGTCACAGGCCCTCGGACGGTGTTTCTGGATCACAACGGTGGCGAGATCTCGAACGACGAGTTCGTTGATATCCGGATGGCGAATTTCCACTATCCGGACCGAACGCTAATGCGAACGCTCGAGGACGGGACGGTCGAGTTTCGCCTGCAAAAGATCCCGCAGGAGGGAATGCAGGTGCCGGACGTCACATTTCAAACCGTCGACGGTGGCCGCATCGCGATGAGCGAACTCCGCGGCAAGGTCGTTGTCCTCAACTTTTGGTTCATCGGATGCCCGGTTTGCCTCGCCCACAAACCGAAGCTGAACGAGTTGAGGTCAAAGTTTGCGGCGAACGACAATGTCGTCTTTCTTGCCGCGACTGCCGACACGGCCGGCGACGTCCGCAAGTTTCTATCGAAAGAGAAATTTAACTATTTGCAGGCGGTCGAGGCCGAGGCGGCTCTGAAGCAATTCGTATTTAGCGGCTATCCGAAGAACATTGTCATAAGCAAGACCGGCGAGGTCGTCTATTGGCGTTCGACCATTGCGGCTTGGGGCAAGTTTGAGTCGGTCATCAACCTTGAGCTATCGAAATGA
- the crcB gene encoding fluoride efflux transporter CrcB yields the protein METATKILFIGAGGALGAVARHLINISPIAGLFEKFPFPTFFINVSGSFLIGLLLILLTDKWEISEHLRMAVIVGFLGAFTTFSTFEMEIYGLIKERQLLPAFLYFFFSVFFGFIGLVAGITLARKF from the coding sequence ATGGAAACGGCAACCAAGATATTATTTATCGGAGCAGGTGGAGCACTCGGTGCTGTCGCTCGGCACCTTATAAACATCTCGCCGATCGCCGGACTTTTCGAAAAGTTTCCATTTCCTACATTTTTCATAAACGTCTCCGGATCGTTTCTAATCGGGCTGCTTTTAATATTGCTCACCGATAAATGGGAGATCAGCGAACACCTGCGGATGGCGGTTATCGTTGGCTTTCTTGGGGCATTTACTACCTTTTCAACTTTCGAGATGGAGATCTATGGCCTCATCAAAGAAAGGCAGCTCCTGCCTGCCTTTCTCTACTTCTTTTTTAGCGTCTTCTTTGGCTTCATCGGCCTCGTCGCCGGCATCACCCTAGCTCGAAAGTTCTGA